In Ptychodera flava strain L36383 chromosome 21, AS_Pfla_20210202, whole genome shotgun sequence, a genomic segment contains:
- the LOC139121686 gene encoding uncharacterized protein, which translates to MTTDSVHSAGGMAFEVSFDDDHERPKSAVPKRLSKLMDKKDCKRQISSESLDAKQKQAEERRKELEKCRLERIHARQEDCRKLAQQVELLLDQDAKRHGVEGTENIKAMSKKEAARVIHNVAEDFSKLGCDVKQDFKQLSK; encoded by the exons ATGACAACTGACAGCGTTCATTCAGCTGGTGGTATGGCATTTGAAGTCTCATTTGATGACGACCATGAGAGGCCCAAATCAGCAGTCCCTAAGAGGTTATCAAAGCTGATGGacaaaaaagactgcaaaagacAAATCAGTTCTGAAAGCTTGGATgcaaaacagaaacaagcaGAGGAGAGAAGAAAG GAGCTAGAAAAATGCCGGCTGGAAAGGATACATGCAAGGCAGGAGGACTGCCGCAAACTGGCACAGCAGGTAGAGCTATTGCTTGATCAGGATGCCAAGAGACATGGAGTTGAAGGAACTGAAAATATCAAGGCAATGTCGAAGAAAGAAGCAGCCAGAGTTATACATAATGTAGCGGAGGATTTCAGCAAGCTAGGTTGCGATGTAAAACAAGATTTCAAGCAGTTATCCAAGTAG
- the LOC139121684 gene encoding G patch domain-containing protein 3-like, with protein sequence MAASSEGSSTSSVYGIVGNIPPNFHSADLRNYFSQFVEARGFECFHFKHRPEVKSKHAEENLQSSTLTVDSSDSNSSQTRPESPRKKQKTLCCIVRLSESKMEQFMKMYNRNFWVGRDGSSMSSRCAISRIKFGQNVTEIQNKRYQTREEVQQIPTNREKFTETDLRGLPELSPPAVMPNGNVGTPTSFFLKLIRTCRMPPSLIKKLGLVFPKSRSMRRYGNVPFDYGGRLHFEGEEGGVNCSEEDLPVSFDSQERSDVSDGVSDESQVENDNQTKTSNISCTGRTWGSGKMKKQSMLWSKKSEKMYSTRISESKKTESDDDDDDDDDGDNDTCEDWERHEALHDDVTEQGRTKERLYEEEIELKWEKGGSGLVFYTDANYWDEQEGDFDERTADDWDVDMSIYYEPDGGDKDARDLMEMRLHQFRRGEGEDSRNFDKIGQFESYTKGIGRKVLEKQGWTDGEGLGSSVKGQAEALTNEGQNPRQRTGLGYYGEKLNRNVKKRKTERGIITTVYDKPDEPGPGEPLYRSQNPWTLKYRPEIQFLKANTDDEQNESGPSSSVL encoded by the exons ATGGCTGCTTCCAGTGAAGGGAGTTCTACAAGTTCCGTGTACGGTATAGTTGGCAATATTCCTCCAAATTTTCACTCAGCGGACTTACGAAACTATTTCTCTCAATTCGTAGAGGCAAGGGGATTCGAATGTTTCCACTTCAAACACCGTCCAGAAGTGAAATCCAAGCATGCGGAGGAAAACCTGCAATCGTCAACTCTGACCGTCGACAGCAGCGACAGCAACAGTTCACAGACACGGCCCGAGTCGCccaggaaaaaacaaaaaactttgTGCTGTATTGTGAGACTGAGTGAATCGAAAATGGAACAGTTTATGAAAATGTATAATAGAAATTTTTGGGTTGGCCGTGACGGTTCTTCAATGTCCTCCAGATGTGCAATTTCGAGGATTAAATTTGGACAAAACGTCACTG aaattcaaaataaaagatatcAGACCAGAGAAGAGGTGCAGCAGATACCGACTAATAGAGAGAAATTTACTGAAACAGACTTACGTGGTCTTCCGGAATTGTCTCCTCCGGCTGTCATGCCCAATGGCAATGTTGGAACACCCACGTCTTTTTTCCTGAAACTAATCCGTACCTGTCGGATGCCACCTTCGCTCATCAAAAAGCTGGGACTGGTTTTTCCGAAGTCACGATCCATGAGGAGGTATGGAAATGTGCCCTTTGATTATGGGGGAAGACTTCACTTTGAAGGGGAGGAAGGAGGTGTGAACTGTTCAGAAGAAGATTTGCCGGTGTCTTTTGATTCACAGGAAAGGTCAGACGTGTCAGACGGTGTGTCAGACGAATCACAAGTAGAGAATGACAATCAAACCAAAACATCAAATATTTCATGTACCGGTAGAACATGGGGCTCAGGAAAGATGAAAAAGCAGTCAATGCTTTGGAGCAAGAAAAGTGAAAAGATGTACAGTACTAGAATCTCTGAATCAAAGAAGACAGAG agtgatgatgacgatgatgatgatgatgatggtgacaatGACACCTGTGAAGACTGGGAGCGTCATGAAGCGTTACACGACGATGTTACAGAGCAAGGTAGAACCAAGGAAAGACTATATGAAGAGGAGATTGAACTCAAGTGGGAAAAGGGAGGCTCAGGGTTGGTCTTTTATACAGATGCAAATTACTGGGATGAACAAGAAGGGG ATTTTGATGAAAGAACTGCTGATGACTGGGACGTCGACATGAGCATATACTACGAACCAG ATGGTGGAGATAAAGATGCTAGAGACCTAATGGAAATGAGACTTCATCAGTTCAGAAGGGGAGAAGGCGAAGACAGTCGTAACTTTGACAAAATTGGACAATTTGAATCATACACCAAG GGAATCGGCCGAAAAGTCCTAGAGAAGCAAGGATGGACAGACGGAGAAGGACTTGGAAGTAGTGTGAAGGGTCAGGCAGAAGCCTTGACCAACGAGGGTCAGAATCCACGACAAAGGACAGGATTAGG GTACTACGGAGAGAAACTCAACAGGAATGTCAAGAAAAGGAAAACAGAGCGTGGCATTATCACTACAGTCTATGACAAACCCGATGAACCGGGTCCAGGAGAACCTCTCTACAGATCACAGAACCCATGGACTCTCAAATACAGACCAGAAATCCAATTTTTGAAAGCAAACACGGATGATGAGCAGAATGAATCTGGCCCATCTTCCTCTGTGTTATGA